In Streptomyces sp. SN-593, a single genomic region encodes these proteins:
- a CDS encoding LysR family transcriptional regulator — MIEARHLRVLRAVARTGSFSAAARELGCTQPAVSQQMKALEGAAGTPLLVRGAREMRLTEAGDALVRHAAGILAGLTAAEEEVAAIAGLRAGRVRLASFPSGSSTLVPAAVAALRARHPDTRVSLVEAEPPTSVEMLRAGDCDITLAFRYVDLPTPAEESWSDLVVRPLSTDRLVGLVPRDHRLAAASAADAAVPHGSPATAPPVPYAELAAEQWIAGCPRCRRHLVEVCERAGFTPRIDFATDDSPAVVGLVAAGLGVAVLPELALAAVRTDGVAVLDMAPAVEREVVALTLPDLARVPAVDMMLTRLSRAAVRS; from the coding sequence GTGATCGAGGCACGCCACCTGCGGGTCCTGCGCGCGGTGGCGCGCACCGGCTCCTTCTCCGCCGCCGCCCGCGAACTGGGCTGCACCCAGCCCGCCGTGAGCCAGCAGATGAAGGCGCTGGAGGGCGCGGCGGGCACCCCCCTGCTGGTCCGCGGCGCCCGCGAGATGCGGCTGACGGAGGCCGGCGACGCGCTCGTCCGGCACGCCGCCGGCATCCTCGCCGGGCTGACCGCCGCCGAGGAGGAGGTCGCGGCGATCGCGGGTCTGCGGGCCGGACGGGTCCGGCTCGCCTCCTTCCCCTCGGGAAGCTCCACCCTCGTGCCGGCCGCCGTCGCCGCCCTGCGCGCCCGCCATCCGGACACCCGCGTCTCGCTGGTCGAGGCGGAACCGCCCACGTCGGTGGAGATGCTGCGGGCCGGCGACTGCGACATCACGCTCGCGTTCCGCTACGTGGACCTGCCGACGCCCGCCGAGGAGTCCTGGTCCGACCTGGTGGTGCGCCCCCTGTCCACGGACCGGCTGGTCGGCCTGGTCCCGCGGGACCACCGGCTGGCAGCGGCGTCGGCCGCGGACGCCGCCGTCCCGCACGGCTCACCGGCGACGGCGCCGCCCGTGCCGTACGCGGAGCTGGCCGCCGAGCAGTGGATCGCCGGGTGCCCGCGCTGCCGCCGACACCTGGTCGAGGTCTGCGAGCGGGCCGGCTTCACCCCCCGGATCGACTTCGCCACCGACGACTCCCCGGCGGTGGTCGGCCTGGTCGCCGCCGGTCTGGGCGTCGCGGTGCTCCCCGAACTCGCGTTGGCGGCGGTGCGGACCGACGGCGTGGCGGTCCTGGACATGGCGCCCGCGGTGGAGCGCGAGGTCGTGGCGCTCACCCTCCCCGACCTCGCCCGCGTCCCCGCGGTGGACATGATGCTCACCCGGCTGAGCCGGGCGGCGGTGCGTTCGTGA
- a CDS encoding response regulator transcription factor, with product MTSVLVCDDSPLAREALRRAVATVPGVERVTTAANGEEVLRRWGADRSDLILMDVRMPGLGGVETVRRLLSADPGARIIMLTVAEDLDGVALAVAAGARGYLHKDASRAELRATVTQALADPTWRLAPRRLRSAEMGAAPTLTAREIQVLEGMSHGRSNAEIGRELFLSEDTVKTHARRLFKKLGASDRAHAVALGFRWGLVR from the coding sequence ATGACTTCCGTCCTCGTCTGCGACGACTCCCCGCTCGCCCGAGAGGCCCTGCGCCGCGCGGTGGCCACCGTGCCCGGCGTCGAGCGCGTGACCACCGCGGCCAACGGCGAGGAAGTCCTCCGCCGCTGGGGTGCCGACCGCTCGGACCTCATCCTGATGGATGTCCGCATGCCCGGTCTCGGCGGCGTGGAGACGGTACGGCGGCTGCTGTCCGCCGACCCCGGCGCCCGCATCATCATGCTCACCGTCGCCGAGGACCTCGACGGGGTGGCGCTCGCCGTGGCGGCCGGCGCGCGCGGCTACCTGCACAAGGACGCCTCGCGCGCCGAGCTGCGGGCCACCGTGACGCAGGCGCTCGCCGACCCGACCTGGCGGCTCGCCCCGCGCCGGCTGCGCTCGGCCGAGATGGGCGCTGCGCCCACCCTGACCGCCCGGGAGATCCAGGTGCTCGAAGGGATGAGCCACGGCCGCTCCAACGCGGAGATCGGCCGGGAGCTCTTCCTGTCCGAGGACACCGTCAAGACGCACGCCCGGCGGCTGTTCAAGAAGCTCGGTGCCTCCGACCGCGCCCACGCGGTGGCGCTCGGGTTCCGCTGGGGCCTGGTCCGCTAG
- the shbA gene encoding RNA polymerase sigma factor ShbA, translating into MPDDEPPAIGALVRRAVDGDQRATHDLLAAVHPLAERYCRTRLSRLPGDARHFVDDLAQEVCLAVLCALPRYRDLGRPFEAFVVSIASHKIADLQRAAMRGPGAAVPSDEMPEKPDDSLGPEERALLNSDAAWARKLLARLPDHLRELVLLRVAVGLSAEETGRVLGMSPGAVRVAQHRALSRLRAIAEESGAVSEEQDAPGLSA; encoded by the coding sequence ATGCCTGACGACGAGCCCCCGGCCATCGGTGCCCTCGTTCGTCGCGCTGTCGACGGGGACCAGCGGGCCACGCACGACCTGCTCGCCGCCGTCCACCCCCTCGCCGAGCGCTACTGCCGCACGAGGCTGTCCCGGTTGCCCGGCGACGCCCGGCACTTCGTGGACGACCTCGCCCAGGAGGTGTGCCTCGCGGTGCTGTGCGCGCTGCCGCGCTACCGCGACCTGGGCCGGCCGTTCGAGGCGTTCGTGGTGTCGATCGCCTCGCACAAGATCGCCGACCTCCAGCGGGCCGCGATGCGCGGGCCCGGCGCCGCGGTGCCGTCCGACGAGATGCCGGAGAAGCCGGACGACTCGCTCGGGCCCGAGGAGCGCGCGCTGCTGAACAGCGACGCCGCCTGGGCCCGCAAGCTGCTCGCCCGGCTCCCCGACCACCTGCGCGAGCTGGTGCTGCTGCGGGTCGCGGTGGGCCTGAGCGCGGAGGAGACCGGACGGGTGCTGGGCATGTCGCCCGGCGCCGTACGCGTCGCCCAGCACCGCGCGCTCAGCCGGCTGCGGGCGATCGCGGAGGAGTCCGGCGCGGTGTCGGAGGAGCAGGACGCGCCGGGCCTGAGCGCCTGA
- the guaB gene encoding IMP dehydrogenase, translating to MSLNADGVAEKFATLGLTYDDVLLLPGASSVLPNQVDTSSLISRNVRVNIPLLSAAMDKVTEARMAIAMARQGGVGVLHRNLSIEDQVSQVDLVKRSESGMVSDPITVRPEATLGEADALCARFRISGVPVTDEAGRLLGIVTNRDMAFESDRSREVREVMTPMPLVTGTVGISGTDAMALLRRHKIEKLPLVDEDGRLQGLITVKDFVKAEQYPHAAKDSDGRLLVGAAVGASPEALDRAQALAAAGVDFLVVDTSHGHNSNALDWMAKIKSSVQVDVVGGNIATRDGAKALLDAGVDGVKVGVGPGSICTTRVVAGIGVPQVTAIYEAAQVCIEAGVPVIGDGGLQYSGDIGKALAAGASSVMLGSLLAGCEESPGELLFINGKQFKSYRGMGSLGAMQSRGQGRSYSKDRYFQAEVSSDDKLVPEGVEGQVAYRGPLSAVLHQLVGGLRQTMGYVGAESIAEMESKGRFVRITAAGLKESHPHDIQMTVEAPNYHG from the coding sequence ATGTCGCTGAACGCCGACGGAGTAGCCGAGAAGTTCGCCACGCTCGGACTGACCTACGACGATGTGCTGCTGCTCCCCGGAGCCTCCTCGGTGCTGCCCAACCAGGTGGACACCTCCTCGCTCATCTCGCGGAACGTCCGGGTCAACATCCCGCTGCTCTCCGCGGCCATGGACAAGGTCACCGAGGCGCGGATGGCGATCGCGATGGCCCGCCAGGGCGGCGTCGGCGTGCTGCACCGCAACCTCTCGATCGAGGACCAGGTCAGCCAGGTCGACCTGGTCAAGCGCTCCGAGTCCGGCATGGTCAGCGACCCGATCACGGTCCGGCCGGAGGCCACCCTCGGCGAGGCCGACGCGCTGTGCGCCCGGTTCCGGATCAGCGGCGTGCCGGTCACCGACGAGGCGGGCCGGCTGCTCGGCATCGTCACCAACCGCGACATGGCCTTCGAGTCCGACCGCAGCCGCGAGGTCCGCGAGGTCATGACCCCGATGCCGCTGGTCACCGGCACGGTCGGCATCTCCGGCACCGACGCGATGGCGCTGCTGCGCCGGCACAAGATCGAGAAGCTGCCGCTGGTCGACGAGGACGGCAGGCTCCAGGGCCTGATCACCGTCAAGGACTTCGTCAAGGCCGAGCAGTACCCGCACGCCGCCAAGGACTCCGACGGCCGGCTGCTGGTCGGCGCGGCCGTGGGCGCGAGCCCCGAGGCGCTGGACCGGGCCCAGGCGCTCGCCGCCGCCGGCGTGGACTTCCTGGTGGTCGACACCTCCCACGGCCACAACAGCAACGCGCTGGACTGGATGGCCAAGATCAAGTCCAGCGTCCAGGTCGACGTGGTCGGCGGCAACATCGCCACCCGCGACGGCGCCAAGGCGCTGCTGGACGCGGGCGTGGACGGCGTCAAGGTCGGTGTCGGCCCCGGCTCCATCTGCACCACCCGGGTGGTCGCCGGCATCGGCGTCCCCCAGGTCACCGCGATCTACGAGGCCGCGCAGGTCTGCATCGAGGCCGGGGTGCCGGTCATCGGCGACGGCGGCCTCCAGTACAGCGGCGACATCGGCAAGGCACTGGCCGCGGGCGCGAGCAGCGTCATGCTCGGCAGCCTGCTGGCCGGGTGCGAGGAGTCCCCCGGGGAGCTGCTGTTCATCAACGGCAAGCAGTTCAAGTCCTACCGCGGGATGGGCTCGCTCGGCGCGATGCAGTCGCGCGGGCAGGGCCGGTCGTACTCCAAGGACCGCTACTTCCAGGCCGAGGTCTCCTCCGACGACAAGCTGGTCCCCGAGGGTGTCGAGGGGCAGGTCGCCTACCGCGGCCCGCTGTCGGCGGTCCTGCACCAGTTGGTCGGCGGGCTGCGCCAGACCATGGGCTACGTGGGCGCGGAGAGCATCGCGGAGATGGAGTCGAAGGGCCGGTTCGTGCGGATCACCGCCGCCGGGCTCAAGGAGTCCCACCCGCACGACATCCAGATGACCGTCGAGGCCCCCAACTACCACGGGTGA
- a CDS encoding GuaB3 family IMP dehydrogenase-related protein, which yields MTEIEIGRGKRGRRAYAFDDIAVVPSRRTRDPKEVSIAWQIDAYRFDLPFLAAPMDSVVSPESAIRIGNLGGLGVLNLEGLWTRYEDPEPLLAEIAEIDDSRATARLQEIYAAPIREELIGQRIKEVRDAGVTTAAALSPQRTAQFSKAVVDAGVDLFVIRGTTVSAEHVSGSHEPLNLKQFIYELDVPVIVGGCATYTAALHLMRTGAAGVLVGFGGGAAHTTRNVLGIQVPMATAVADVSAARRDYMDESGGRYVHVIADGGFGASGDLPKAIACGADAVMMGSPLARATDAPGRGFHWGMEAVNTELPRGKRMNLGTAGTTQDILLGPSHAPDGSMNFFGALRRSMATTGYSDLKEFQRVEVTVSPTHHR from the coding sequence GTGACAGAGATCGAGATCGGGCGGGGCAAGCGGGGCCGCAGGGCATACGCGTTCGACGACATCGCCGTGGTGCCCAGCCGGCGGACCCGGGACCCCAAGGAGGTCTCGATCGCGTGGCAGATCGACGCGTACCGCTTCGACCTGCCCTTCCTGGCCGCGCCGATGGACTCGGTGGTGTCCCCGGAGTCGGCGATCAGGATCGGCAACCTGGGCGGCCTCGGGGTGCTGAACCTCGAGGGCCTGTGGACGCGGTACGAGGACCCTGAGCCGCTGCTCGCCGAGATCGCCGAGATCGACGACTCGCGGGCCACCGCGCGCCTCCAGGAGATCTACGCCGCGCCGATCCGCGAGGAGCTGATCGGGCAGCGGATCAAGGAGGTCCGCGACGCCGGGGTGACCACGGCGGCCGCGCTGTCGCCGCAGCGCACCGCGCAGTTCTCCAAGGCCGTGGTGGACGCGGGCGTCGACCTGTTCGTGATCCGCGGCACCACGGTGTCGGCCGAGCACGTCAGCGGGTCGCACGAGCCGCTGAACCTGAAGCAGTTCATCTACGAGCTGGACGTGCCGGTGATCGTCGGCGGCTGCGCCACGTACACCGCGGCGCTGCACCTGATGCGGACCGGCGCGGCCGGCGTGCTGGTCGGCTTCGGCGGCGGCGCCGCGCACACCACGCGGAACGTGCTCGGCATCCAGGTGCCGATGGCCACCGCCGTCGCGGACGTCTCGGCGGCCCGCCGGGACTACATGGACGAGTCCGGCGGCCGGTACGTGCACGTGATCGCGGACGGCGGCTTCGGCGCCAGCGGCGACCTGCCGAAGGCGATCGCGTGCGGCGCGGACGCGGTGATGATGGGCTCGCCGCTGGCCCGCGCCACCGACGCGCCCGGGCGCGGCTTCCACTGGGGCATGGAGGCGGTCAACACCGAGCTGCCGCGCGGCAAGCGGATGAACCTCGGCACCGCCGGGACCACCCAGGACATCCTGCTCGGCCCGTCGCACGCCCCCGACGGCTCGATGAACTTCTTCGGCGCGCTGCGCCGCTCGATGGCCACCACCGGCTACTCGGACCTGAAGGAGTTCCAGCGGGTCGAGGTCACGGTGTCGCCGACCCACCACCGCTGA
- a CDS encoding nucleotide sugar dehydrogenase gives MPADLAVLGLGHTGLPLAQAATAAGVGTIGYDPDPAVAADVNAGRVPPGTLAAAELRRMLAGGFRATSDPAVLGRVRTAVICAPTPLGEDNALDLTAVAAAARALAGHLRPHTTVVLESAVHPGTTEEYLRPLIEAGGLRAGRDFHLAYAPSRLDPGNRAYPLSHIPKVVGGLTPACTEAAAAFYGRLSERVVRARGPREAEAVKLLETNYRHVNIAFANEMAVYCHDIGVDLWDVIRCAETKPFGFQAFRPGPGVGGHAVALDPNAAPHFTGGAGGGRPRTPGHPLRMVELAQEVNGRMPRYVVQRAATLLNEHGKSLRGARVLLLGVTYKADLADQEGAPAREIGTRLTELGAQLCYHDPYVPQWRVLDRPVPRADSLWEAAADADLTLLLQHHRTYDLQGLAVKAQLLLDTRGATPAGAAARL, from the coding sequence ACCGCCGCCGGCGTCGGCACCATCGGCTACGACCCCGACCCGGCCGTGGCCGCCGACGTGAACGCCGGCCGGGTGCCGCCCGGCACCCTGGCCGCCGCCGAACTGCGCCGGATGCTGGCCGGCGGCTTCCGCGCCACCAGCGACCCGGCGGTGCTCGGCCGGGTCAGGACCGCGGTGATCTGCGCGCCCACCCCGCTCGGCGAGGACAACGCGCTGGACCTGACCGCGGTCGCCGCCGCCGCCCGGGCGCTCGCCGGCCACCTGCGCCCGCACACCACCGTGGTCCTGGAGTCGGCGGTGCACCCGGGCACCACCGAGGAGTACCTGCGGCCGCTGATCGAGGCCGGCGGGCTGCGGGCCGGCCGCGACTTCCACCTCGCCTACGCCCCCAGCCGGCTCGACCCCGGCAACCGCGCCTACCCGCTGTCCCACATCCCGAAGGTGGTCGGCGGTCTCACCCCCGCCTGCACCGAGGCCGCCGCCGCGTTCTACGGCCGGCTCAGCGAGCGGGTGGTGCGCGCCCGCGGCCCCCGCGAGGCGGAGGCGGTCAAGCTGCTGGAGACCAACTACCGGCACGTGAACATCGCCTTCGCCAACGAGATGGCGGTGTACTGCCACGACATCGGCGTCGACCTGTGGGACGTGATCCGCTGCGCGGAGACCAAGCCGTTCGGCTTCCAGGCGTTTCGCCCCGGGCCGGGCGTCGGCGGCCACGCGGTCGCGCTGGACCCCAACGCAGCGCCCCACTTCACCGGCGGCGCCGGCGGCGGCCGCCCGCGCACCCCCGGCCACCCGCTGCGCATGGTGGAACTCGCCCAGGAGGTCAACGGCCGGATGCCGCGCTACGTGGTGCAGCGCGCCGCGACCCTGCTCAACGAGCACGGCAAGTCGCTGCGCGGCGCCCGGGTGCTGCTGCTCGGCGTCACCTACAAGGCGGACCTCGCCGACCAGGAGGGCGCACCGGCCCGGGAGATCGGCACCCGGCTGACGGAGCTGGGCGCGCAGTTGTGCTACCACGACCCGTACGTGCCGCAGTGGCGCGTTCTCGACCGTCCGGTGCCGCGCGCGGACTCGCTGTGGGAGGCCGCGGCCGACGCCGACCTGACGCTGCTGCTCCAGCACCACCGCACCTACGACCTCCAGGGGCTGGCGGTCAAGGCCCAACTCCTGCTCGACACCAGGGGCGCGACCCCCGCGGGAGCCGCCGCCCGGCTCTGA